The Chryseolinea soli genome contains a region encoding:
- a CDS encoding pyridoxal-phosphate dependent enzyme: MSIPNQQTIQQAHTRITPYIHRTPVMTSAGIDEQAGCPLYFKCENFQKIGAFKARGAMNAVLSLSESARAKGVATHSSGNHAQAIARAAKIMGVKSYIVMPRTAPEVKKRGVRGFDGEIFECEPTLAARESTLADVIRKTGATEIHPFNNYDVIAGQATAAKELFEEAKDLDVIIAPVGGGGLLSGTALATKYFSPGTQVFAAEPAGADDAFRSMQSGKIEPSQSDSIADGLLTSLGDKTFPIIRELVKEVITVTDAEIVSAMRLIWERMKIVVEPSCAVPLAAVLKSKEKFKGKRVGIILSGGNVDLGRALKLMTE; encoded by the coding sequence ATGTCGATCCCTAATCAGCAAACCATTCAACAAGCGCATACGCGCATTACGCCCTACATTCACCGCACACCCGTGATGACCTCTGCGGGTATTGACGAACAGGCGGGGTGCCCGCTTTATTTCAAGTGCGAAAACTTTCAAAAAATTGGCGCCTTTAAAGCGCGCGGGGCGATGAACGCCGTGTTGTCGCTTTCAGAATCGGCTCGTGCCAAAGGTGTGGCCACGCATTCGTCGGGCAACCACGCTCAGGCGATTGCACGGGCGGCGAAGATCATGGGTGTGAAGTCGTACATCGTGATGCCGCGCACCGCTCCCGAGGTAAAGAAACGCGGCGTGCGGGGATTCGACGGCGAGATCTTTGAATGCGAGCCCACGTTGGCTGCGCGCGAGTCGACCCTGGCCGATGTGATCCGGAAGACCGGCGCCACCGAAATACATCCTTTCAACAACTACGACGTGATTGCCGGCCAGGCTACTGCGGCAAAGGAATTGTTTGAAGAAGCAAAAGATCTCGACGTGATCATTGCCCCCGTCGGCGGCGGTGGATTGCTGAGCGGCACTGCACTGGCCACAAAATATTTTTCGCCGGGCACGCAGGTCTTCGCTGCAGAACCGGCGGGTGCCGACGATGCCTTCCGCTCGATGCAAAGCGGAAAGATCGAACCCTCCCAATCCGACTCCATCGCCGATGGCTTGCTCACTTCGCTGGGCGATAAAACATTCCCCATCATCCGCGAGTTGGTGAAGGAAGTGATCACGGTTACCGATGCTGAAATTGTTTCTGCCATGCGACTCATTTGGGAACGAATGAAGATCGTGGTGGAGCCCTCGTGCGCCGTGCCCCTGGCGGCCGTGTTGAAGTCGAAAGAAAAATTCAAGGGCAAGCGGGTAGGCATCATCCTCTCCGGTGGAAACGTGGACCTGGGTCGCGCCTTGAAGTTAATGACCGAATAA
- a CDS encoding endonuclease V, whose amino-acid sequence MFSGLKLAIDVHYRDDHAKAVGLLFQDWADDVPLDIKSVTVNAVSPYEPGSFYKRELPCILALLALFDTTTIDTLIVDGYVYLDDDGKPGLGAHLHEALGQKIAVVGVAKTSFHGNSRHVVTVTRQSKNPLFVSAVGTRVEVASENVRRMHGPYRMPTLLKMLDQETRKD is encoded by the coding sequence ATGTTTTCCGGTCTGAAGCTCGCCATCGATGTTCACTATCGCGACGACCACGCCAAAGCGGTCGGCTTGTTGTTTCAGGATTGGGCTGATGATGTCCCGCTCGATATCAAGTCAGTAACCGTTAACGCCGTGTCGCCTTACGAGCCGGGAAGTTTTTATAAACGTGAGCTACCCTGCATTCTCGCGTTGCTGGCCTTGTTCGATACGACTACGATCGACACCCTCATTGTCGACGGCTATGTTTATCTTGACGACGACGGCAAACCTGGGTTGGGCGCGCATCTGCACGAAGCGCTCGGCCAAAAAATAGCGGTGGTGGGTGTGGCCAAAACTTCTTTTCACGGCAACTCGCGTCATGTGGTAACCGTTACACGTCAAAGCAAGAACCCCCTGTTCGTCAGTGCCGTTGGCACGCGTGTGGAAGTTGCGTCCGAAAATGTTCGCCGCATGCATGGCCCTTACCGGATGCCGACGCTTCTGAAAATGCTGGATCAGGAAACGCGCAAGGACTGA
- a CDS encoding toxin-antitoxin system YwqK family antitoxin, with product MHFLRKISFLILPVLPLVSWAQDEPQEPQEQRFTIDTPASLDFQKEEEPVNTTKKKKPKKKVFYGIKTKKGFTRKGVGDRITYELFYYLKKSEKPQTFVRDIFWYDYTRREIRKTSTFDPTKGVLLHGPYEKRVGETVVEKGIFYKGTRHGRWMRYNSRDSTLLDKDKYYHGWPKESLVSYYDPTERKRMKEMTPIEFGEKEGFYYFFHENGQLAVQGEYQWDEKVGDWTEFYSNGKRKKIIAYPKEPFDESMQPYVKAEWNDKGKEIYRNNKMAK from the coding sequence ATGCATTTCCTTCGGAAAATATCGTTCCTGATCCTGCCGGTCCTACCCCTCGTGAGCTGGGCCCAGGACGAGCCTCAAGAACCGCAAGAGCAGCGTTTCACCATCGACACGCCCGCGAGCCTGGATTTCCAAAAGGAAGAAGAACCCGTTAACACCACCAAAAAGAAAAAGCCGAAGAAGAAGGTTTTCTACGGCATCAAAACCAAAAAAGGCTTCACCCGCAAGGGCGTGGGCGATCGCATTACCTACGAGCTTTTTTATTACCTGAAAAAATCCGAAAAACCGCAGACGTTCGTGCGCGACATCTTCTGGTATGACTATACACGGCGCGAGATCAGAAAAACCTCCACCTTCGATCCCACCAAAGGCGTGCTGCTCCACGGCCCTTATGAAAAACGCGTGGGCGAAACGGTGGTAGAGAAGGGAATTTTCTACAAAGGCACCCGCCATGGCCGCTGGATGCGCTACAACAGTCGCGACAGCACGCTGCTGGACAAAGACAAATATTATCACGGCTGGCCCAAAGAATCGCTGGTGAGCTACTATGACCCGACGGAACGCAAACGCATGAAAGAAATGACACCGATCGAATTCGGTGAAAAGGAAGGCTTCTACTATTTCTTCCACGAAAACGGTCAACTGGCCGTGCAGGGCGAATATCAATGGGACGAAAAGGTGGGCGACTGGACGGAGTTCTACTCCAATGGCAAGCGCAAAAAGATCATCGCCTATCCCAAAGAACCGTTCGATGAGTCGATGCAGCCCTATGTGAAGGCCGAGTGGAACGACAAGGGCAAAGAGATCTACCGGAACAATAAGATGGCCAAATAA
- the htpG gene encoding molecular chaperone HtpG: MAAVTEEKGTISIHTENIFPIIKKFLYSDHEIFLRELVSNAVDATQKLKKLASLGEFTGELGDLKIEVSFDKEKKTITVSDKGLGMTGEEIKKYINQIAFSGAAEFVEKFKDKTDAKDIIGKFGLGFYSAFMVADQVEIISRSFKAEENEAARWICDGSTEFELSAATKAERGTDVILHINADSEEFLDEWKLKGILDKYCKFLPVEIKFGTTQEQEEDGVDAEGKPKYQSITVDRIINNPAPLWVKSPSELKDEDYLAFYKELYPFSEDPLFWIHLNVDYPFSLTGVLYFPKVKNDFEMQKNKIQLYSRQVFITDEVKDVVPDFLMMLHGVLDSPDIPLNVSRSYLQSDANVKKISQHITKKVADKLSELYKKDRKDFEKKWDDINIFVKYGIISDEKFYDRAKDFTLLKNVDRQYFTFEEYKEKVSATQTDKDGNVIYVYASDPGKQDSFIQAAKAKAYDVLLLDGVLDNHFINTLEQKLEKVQIKRVDSETADKLIDKDEKMESVLSADEQQAVKTVFEKAINSKTMTVAVESLSPQDLPVVITMSEFMRRMKDMAKLGGGGGYAFMGNMPDNYNVAVNANHPIVQKILKAGSEEDKNRLAKQAYDLALLSQNMLTGADLTNFIRRSVEMVS; the protein is encoded by the coding sequence ATGGCAGCCGTAACCGAAGAAAAAGGCACGATCTCGATCCACACCGAGAACATCTTCCCCATCATCAAGAAATTTCTTTACTCCGACCACGAGATCTTCCTCCGGGAGCTCGTCAGCAACGCCGTTGACGCCACCCAAAAGCTGAAGAAGCTTGCTTCCCTCGGGGAGTTCACCGGCGAACTGGGCGACCTCAAGATCGAGGTGAGCTTTGACAAAGAGAAAAAGACCATCACCGTGAGCGACAAAGGCCTCGGAATGACGGGCGAAGAGATCAAAAAATATATCAACCAGATTGCCTTCTCCGGCGCCGCCGAATTTGTGGAGAAGTTCAAGGACAAGACCGACGCCAAAGACATTATCGGCAAGTTCGGTCTGGGCTTTTATTCCGCCTTCATGGTGGCCGACCAGGTAGAGATCATCTCCCGTTCGTTCAAAGCCGAAGAAAATGAAGCTGCCCGTTGGATCTGCGATGGCTCCACGGAGTTCGAGCTTTCCGCCGCTACTAAAGCCGAGCGTGGAACGGACGTGATCCTCCACATCAACGCAGACTCCGAAGAATTTTTGGACGAATGGAAACTGAAAGGCATCCTCGACAAATATTGCAAGTTCCTTCCCGTCGAGATCAAATTCGGCACCACGCAGGAACAGGAAGAAGATGGCGTAGACGCAGAGGGCAAGCCTAAATATCAAAGTATTACCGTAGACCGGATCATCAACAATCCCGCGCCGTTGTGGGTGAAATCTCCCAGCGAACTGAAGGATGAAGACTATCTCGCGTTTTACAAAGAGTTGTATCCGTTCTCGGAAGATCCGTTGTTCTGGATCCACCTGAACGTGGACTATCCATTCAGCCTCACGGGCGTGCTTTACTTTCCCAAAGTGAAGAACGACTTCGAGATGCAAAAAAATAAGATCCAGCTCTACTCACGCCAGGTGTTCATCACCGACGAAGTGAAGGACGTCGTGCCCGATTTCCTCATGATGCTCCACGGCGTGTTAGATTCGCCCGACATCCCGCTGAACGTATCGCGCAGCTATCTGCAAAGCGATGCCAACGTGAAGAAGATCAGCCAGCACATCACCAAAAAAGTAGCCGACAAGCTTTCGGAATTGTATAAGAAAGACCGCAAGGATTTCGAGAAGAAGTGGGACGACATCAACATCTTTGTGAAGTATGGCATCATCAGCGACGAAAAGTTCTATGATCGCGCCAAAGACTTCACCTTATTGAAAAATGTGGATCGTCAATATTTCACGTTTGAAGAATACAAGGAAAAAGTAAGTGCCACGCAAACCGACAAAGACGGCAACGTGATCTATGTCTACGCTTCCGATCCCGGCAAGCAAGACAGCTTCATCCAGGCCGCCAAGGCAAAAGCCTATGACGTGTTGCTGCTGGACGGCGTGCTCGACAACCACTTCATCAACACACTGGAACAAAAGCTGGAGAAAGTACAGATCAAGCGCGTGGACAGCGAGACGGCCGACAAGCTGATCGACAAAGACGAGAAAATGGAAAGCGTGCTGAGCGCCGACGAGCAGCAAGCCGTGAAGACCGTGTTTGAAAAAGCCATCAACAGCAAGACCATGACCGTGGCCGTGGAGTCGCTCTCGCCGCAGGATCTGCCCGTGGTGATCACCATGAGCGAGTTCATGCGCCGCATGAAAGACATGGCCAAACTGGGTGGCGGCGGTGGCTATGCGTTTATGGGCAACATGCCCGACAACTATAACGTGGCGGTGAATGCCAATCACCCCATCGTACAGAAAATATTGAAAGCCGGAAGCGAGGAAGACAAAAACAGGTTGGCCAAACAAGCCTACGACCTGGCCCTGCTTTCGCAAAACATGCTCACGGGCGCCGACCTCACGAACTTTATCCGCCGCAGTGTGGAAATGGTTTCGTAA
- a CDS encoding DUF4293 domain-containing protein produces MWQRIQTVFLAIAVLALLSSTVFPIWMIEQNGELHVLTAFYYLKGGVYQYSPYSLTAVLAVASATVAFIEITKFKNRLTQMKLGALNSLFMAATIISSVYFATDLIKALEAGGRYGLGMWLPGLAVICNLVANYFIRKDERLVRDSERLR; encoded by the coding sequence ATGTGGCAAAGAATTCAAACGGTATTTCTGGCTATCGCCGTCCTCGCACTGCTCTCCAGCACGGTCTTTCCGATCTGGATGATCGAACAAAACGGGGAACTTCATGTGCTCACGGCGTTCTATTATCTGAAAGGTGGTGTCTATCAATACAGTCCCTATTCGCTCACGGCCGTGCTGGCGGTGGCGTCGGCCACGGTGGCGTTTATCGAGATCACAAAATTCAAGAACCGGCTCACGCAAATGAAGCTGGGTGCCCTGAACTCCCTGTTCATGGCGGCCACCATTATCTCGTCGGTTTATTTTGCTACGGACCTCATCAAAGCCCTGGAGGCAGGGGGCCGCTATGGGTTGGGGATGTGGTTGCCAGGCCTGGCCGTGATCTGCAACCTGGTCGCCAATTACTTTATCCGGAAGGACGAGCGGCTGGTACGCGACTCAGAACGGCTGCGGTAG
- a CDS encoding thiolase family protein gives MTSAYIIDILRTPIGKYAGTLASVRPDDLAAHVIRKLLERNPAIDPKQIEDVIFGAANQAGEDNRNVARMALLLAGLPVEVGGVTVNRLCASGLQAIMDAGRAALAGDGELFIAGGVESMSRAPYVMAKPGEAFARKPEMFDTTLGWRFLNDQLAALYYPYSMGETAENVAATWKISREAQDEFAFQSQKKYAAAHENGKFKDELVGVTIQKSKDEFFLFEKDEHPRLTTAQKLATLKPAFKDGGTVTAGNSSGINDGAAACLVASEATVKRLHLAPMARVVSMAVAGVDPAYMGVGPVPAVQKALKRAGLSIKDIGLVELNEAFASQSLACIGDLEIDPEKVNVNGGAIALGHPLGCSGVRISATLLHEMRKRAVRYGIATMCIGVGQGAAVIYENIKS, from the coding sequence ATGACCTCCGCCTACATCATTGACATCCTCCGTACACCCATCGGCAAGTATGCCGGGACGTTGGCGTCCGTGCGTCCCGACGACCTGGCGGCCCATGTCATCCGCAAACTGCTGGAGCGCAACCCGGCCATCGATCCCAAACAAATTGAAGATGTGATCTTCGGTGCGGCCAACCAGGCCGGTGAAGACAACCGGAACGTGGCGCGCATGGCCCTGCTGTTGGCTGGCCTGCCCGTCGAAGTGGGAGGCGTCACGGTGAATCGTCTCTGTGCGTCCGGCCTCCAGGCCATCATGGATGCCGGCCGCGCTGCGTTGGCGGGCGACGGGGAGCTCTTCATCGCCGGAGGTGTGGAAAGCATGAGCCGCGCTCCCTATGTGATGGCCAAACCGGGGGAAGCCTTTGCACGCAAACCCGAAATGTTCGACACCACGCTGGGGTGGCGTTTTTTAAACGACCAACTGGCCGCACTCTACTACCCCTATTCCATGGGTGAGACCGCCGAAAATGTGGCGGCCACCTGGAAGATCAGCCGCGAAGCACAGGATGAATTTGCCTTTCAATCCCAAAAGAAATACGCTGCCGCCCACGAGAACGGAAAGTTCAAAGATGAATTGGTCGGCGTGACCATTCAGAAATCAAAAGACGAATTTTTTCTTTTCGAAAAAGACGAACATCCGCGTCTCACCACGGCGCAAAAACTGGCAACGCTGAAACCCGCCTTCAAGGATGGCGGAACAGTGACCGCCGGAAATTCATCGGGCATAAACGACGGGGCCGCGGCTTGTCTGGTGGCAAGCGAAGCTACCGTGAAGCGTCTTCACTTGGCGCCTATGGCAAGGGTTGTTTCCATGGCTGTCGCGGGTGTGGACCCGGCCTACATGGGGGTGGGACCTGTGCCGGCCGTGCAGAAAGCATTGAAACGTGCCGGGCTTTCTATAAAAGACATTGGATTAGTGGAATTGAATGAAGCTTTTGCTTCACAGTCGTTGGCGTGTATCGGCGATCTGGAGATCGATCCGGAGAAGGTCAATGTGAATGGTGGCGCCATTGCGTTGGGGCATCCGTTGGGTTGCAGCGGGGTGCGTATTAGTGCTACGCTGCTTCATGAGATGCGGAAGCGGGCGGTTCGGTATGGAATTGCCACCATGTGCATTGGAGTGGGGCAGGGGGCGGCCGTGATTTACGAGAACATCAAAAGTTAA
- the truA gene encoding tRNA pseudouridine(38-40) synthase TruA: MRYFFEIAYNGKNYAGWQSQANATGIQTVVEDALSKLLRTPIRIVGSGRTDTGVHCEQQFFHCDLEKLPFDHPTLLQKLNSFLPRDVAIPSVRRVKDDASARYDAVERTYHYRITRKKNPFKEGLAWHYFKTADVQTMNSAAALLLGEHDFECFSKVKTDVNHFLCDIKKAAWREEGDLLEFTITANRFLRGMVRAVVGTLLDVGTGKTSLKEFQAIIQSRDRKKAGANVPPYGLYLSKVKYPPSVFVKES; encoded by the coding sequence ATGCGCTACTTCTTTGAAATCGCCTACAACGGTAAAAACTACGCCGGCTGGCAAAGCCAAGCCAACGCCACCGGCATCCAGACCGTGGTGGAAGACGCGCTTTCCAAACTCCTCCGCACCCCCATCCGGATTGTAGGAAGCGGCAGAACCGATACCGGCGTGCACTGTGAACAGCAATTTTTTCACTGCGACCTCGAAAAACTCCCCTTTGACCACCCCACGCTGCTGCAAAAACTCAACTCTTTCCTCCCCAGGGATGTGGCCATCCCATCTGTCCGCCGGGTAAAAGACGACGCCAGCGCGCGCTACGATGCGGTGGAGCGTACCTACCACTACCGGATCACCCGTAAAAAAAACCCGTTCAAGGAAGGTCTGGCCTGGCATTATTTTAAGACCGCCGATGTTCAAACCATGAACAGCGCGGCTGCGTTATTACTGGGCGAGCACGATTTTGAATGTTTCAGCAAAGTAAAAACGGATGTAAATCACTTTCTTTGCGACATTAAAAAAGCAGCCTGGCGCGAAGAAGGAGATTTGCTGGAGTTTACCATCACGGCCAACCGCTTCCTCCGGGGAATGGTCCGTGCCGTCGTCGGCACATTGCTGGACGTAGGTACTGGCAAAACGTCGCTGAAGGAATTTCAGGCCATCATCCAGAGCCGCGATCGTAAAAAGGCCGGGGCCAATGTTCCTCCGTATGGTTTGTATCTGTCGAAGGTAAAATATCCGCCTTCGGTTTTTGTAAAAGAATCTTAA